The genomic interval GACGAGAGCGAGCCGGCCGCCGCCGCGCGTGCGGTACACCAGCTCGATCCGGTCGAGGAATCGACCCCGCGCGCCGCGCAGTTCCAGCACATCCGATTCATCGCCCGCACGGATGCGCCGGTCGATATCGAGATTATCGCGCCGCCCGTTGCCATAGATAACCCGAACGCGGCGGAACTCGACGTCATTGCGCTTCACTCGCAGCAGCAACGCGTCGAACCGGCCGTCGCGCCGCGACAGCTCGATCACGTCGCGGTCGCCGCCCCGGCTGGCCCGCATGATCCCGATCTCGTCCCAGCGCGGCCCTAGCGGGCGGAAGCCCCTGCGCTGGGTTTGCCGGCCCCAGACCTCGACGCGGGCCCGACGCGGGCCGCCGGCATCGCGGTAGACCAGGACGATCCGGTCAATGAAGCGGCCTCTCCGCCCCCGTAGTTCAAGCACATCGGTGTCACCGCGACGCAGGACGTTGGGCAGGTCGAAATCCTGCCGCCGGCCATTGCCGAACACGACACGCACCCGGCGCACGCGCACGGGACTTTGCCGCACCCGCAGCAGGATCGCGTCGAAGCGTCCGTCGCGCCGCGAAAGCTGGATCACGTCGCGGTCACGCTCCCGATTCACACGCTCGACGGACAGGCGTGACCAGTCCGGTCCGAGGTCGCGGAAGTCCGGCCGCCGCTCGGCCTTTCGGCCAAAGACTGCGACGCGGGCGCGACGCGGGCTGCCAATGTCCCGGTAGACCAGGACGATCCGGTCGATGAAGCGGCCGCGGCGTCCCCGCAGTTCAAGTATATCGGTGTCACCGCGACGCAGCACGTTGGGCAGGTCGAAATCCTGCCGCCGGCCATTACCGAACACGACCCGCACCCGGCGGAGCCGGATCGGGCTTTGCCGCACGCGCAGCAGGATCGCGTCGAAGCGTCCGTCGCGCCGCGAAAGCTGGATAACGTCACGGTCGCGCTCGCGATCAACACGCTCGACGGACAAGCGCTCCCAGCGCGGCCCGAGGTCGCGGAAAACCACATCTGGCCGGTCGGGACGACCGCGGACCGGATGGCCGAGGACCACGACGGTCGGCCGCCCGAGAAAGCCAAGCGAGCCATACCGCACCCTCACCGAGCGGATGAATCGCCCGCGACCCTCCAGATCGATCGGGCCGGTCTCGGCGCCGGCCGTGAGCGGGAAGCGGATATCCACCTTCTGCCGGTCGCCATTGCCGAAGGTGATCTCGACGCTCAGCAGCAGGATGTTGCCGCCGCGCACGGCCACCTTGAGCGCATCAAAGCGTCCGGCGCGGCGTCCCGGCACGTCGATTTTAAGGCTCTCGACGCCGGGACGGCTGCGCTGCTCGCCCAGAACTTCCCATTGACCGCGCGGCTGGGCTTGGGCGGTGACGACCGCGGCCATCAGGGCCAGGAAAACGGTCAAAAAACTGATGATGCGGGGCATTCGAATTGCTCCTGGATGGTTGTCCCTCGGCACGGGCGATGGTCGCGGTTTGGAAACCGTCTTTTAACCAACGCGTCCTGCTTCAATCTTGTTCCGCTTCTTTGCAAGCCCTAATTGCCGCGCGGCTGTCCTTTCCGGCGGCGCGTTCGCGTTCGTAGCAGTCGAGCCGGGCGTCGGCGTCGTTGGTGCCCGCGCACAGCCGCACGGCATAGGCCCATTTCGATTCGCCCTTGGAATCGCCCTCGATTTCGCCGCTGATGGCACGGAAGAAGCACAGGCCGGGCTGCTGCGGCGCACGGGTCTTGCCGCATAACTCATCAAGCACAGCTGGCTCCCAGTCCTGATAGCCGTCCTGGCTCCAGGGAATGTTGCCCTGTACGAAGCGTTTGCAGCGCGTGCTGCGGTCCGTGGGCCGGCGTGGGTTGCAGGCTTTCAGCACGGCCCGAAAAAGTCGGTCGGCGCGGGACTGCGGTGGGGGCGCATCCTCGCCCGTGTCGACGATTTGCGGCTCGGGCTCTATCGCCTGTTCGTCCAGGTCGGCGAGGGTGCCGGTTACGCAGTCCGTGGTCTCGCGCACGCTATTGGTGCCCGCACAAAGCTGGGCGGCGCGGCGCCAGTTGCCGTCAACGATCTGGTCCCACGGGCCACTGCCATGGAACAGCCGGTCGAAGCACAACAGCGGCTGGGTCGGACGCGTGGTGTCCTCGCAGAGCAGATCAAGCCGGCGCGGCGTCCAGCTCGTGTCGCCCGTCTTGTTCCAGGTGATGTTGCCCTGTACCAACCGCTCGCAAGCAGTTCGTCCCGCGATGATGGGCGGCGGGTTGCACTGCTCGATGGCGTCGCGGAAGTGCATCCCGCGCTCCACGCCTTCGCGGTAGCACGCGATTCGGGCTTGCGCGTTTTCGGTGCCCGCGCATAAGGCGACAGCGTCTTTCCAGTCCGCCTGAATGGCTGCGCCCTTTTCGAGGGGGATTTCGCGGATGCTGCTGAAGCACAGGCCGGGCTGGGCGGGGCGCGTCGTGCCGCGGCAGAGGCGGTTCAGCCAACTCGAGTCCCAGCGGGTGTTGTCGTCATCATTCCAGGCGATGCGGCCCTGAACGTAGCTGGCGCACTGACTCTCTTCGGGTGATGGGCCGTCCCGCTCCCACGCGAGCGCGAGAAAGACCGCCACTGCGCCGAGAAGGATGCCGCCAATCAAGGACGTGACCGAGAGGACGCGCCGATCGCGCACCCGCTCCGACGCCGCGCTGAGGCGGCCGCGCCAGCGCCCCGCCTGGCCATTGTCGTCGCCGTTGCCGCCGGTGTCCAAGCCGTTCGCCACCGCGTTCCCCCCGCTATTCCCCGCGGCGCGCCACCCCTCCCGGCTGCAGATCAGCGCGGCGCCGGTTCGCTCGGTCCGTAGACCATGCGCGAGCGGATGGTGCCCTCGAGGCTGCGCAACTGGGCGAGAAGATCGGCCGCGATGTCTTCCTTCACTTCGGCGTCCAGCACAACATAGCCCAGTTCGCCCTCGGTTTGCAGGTACTGAGCGGTGATGTTGACATCCCGCGCGCCGAAGGCGTCGTTGAGCCGGCGCATCATGCCGGGGATGTTGTGGTGGATGTGGATGAAGCGCTTGGACTTGGCCGCGGCCACCGGCAGCTGCACCTGCGGGAAGTTCACTGCGCCAGTGGTCGAGCCGACATCGGAATACTCGATAAGCTTGCGCGACACCTCGGTGCCAATGCGCTCCTGCGCCTCTTCCGTGGAGCCGCCGACATGCGGGGTGAGGATCACGTTGTCCAGACCACGCAGGGGAGAAATGAACTCTTCCTCGTTGGAGGACGGCTCTGACGGGAACACGTCGATCGCTGCACCGCGCAGATGCCCGTCCTTAAGCGCCCGCGCGAGCGCTTCGATGTCCACGAGCGTGCCGCGCGCGTTATTGATGAGGAAGGCGCCGGGTTTCATCGCGCGGATTTCGCGCTCACCGATGATGCCCTTCGTCTGCGGCGTTTCGGGCAGGTGAAGTGAGACCACGTCGGAGCGCTGCAGCAGGTCCATGAGATCATCGGCGGCGGTGACGTTGCCGTGGCGCAGCTTCTCGGTCTGGTCATGGAAGATCACGCTCATACCCATGACCTCGGCCAGATTGGCGAGCTGCGTGCCGATGTTGCCGTAGCCCACAATGCCGAGCGTGCGTCCGCGAATCTCGTGGCTGTCCTTGGCGGATTTCTGCCAGATGCCCTCATGGGCGGCCATCGAGCGTGGGAAAATGCGCCGGAACAGCATGATGATCTCGGCGATGGTCAGTTCGGCCACGCTGCGGGTGTTGGAGAATGGCGCGTTGAACACTGGGACGCCCTTGGTGCTCGCGGCGCCGAGGTCGACCTGGTTGGTGCCGACCGAAAAGCAGCCGACGGCAATCAGCCGCGGCGCAGCCTCGAAGATGTCGGCGGTCAGCCGCGTGCGCGAGCGGATCCCGAGCATGCGCACGCCGTCTTGCAAACGTTCTTTCAGTTCTTCCGGGCCAAGCGCCGTCTTCAGGCGTGTGACATTCGTGTATCCATCAGCATGCAGCGCTTCAACGGCCGTGTCCGCGATCCCTTCAAGGAGCAGAATCGGCGTCTCGCTCTTGGACAGCGCCAGATGCTGTGCGTGTGAGAGTTCCTTCGTCATGTCTTTCCATTGCAAAATTCTTGGTTCAGACGTGGCGTAAGGTTTGAACGCATGCTGGCGCCGAGGTCAAGCTGCGGCGGGACGCCACACCCCTTGACAGGCAGGTCCAAGCGCCCGCGGGAGCAGAGGCGAGCGGTTCCGATTTTTCACGCTGTGACAGGCGGCTGGCAGAGTGTTAATGTTCCTCGTCGCAGCCCGAAAGACGCACAAAATCACCATATTCCCTGTGTTCCTTGGTCGCTGATTGTGCGTGATTCTGCGCGTCGTCGGCTGGTCAGCGGTGCGCCAGCGGCGACAGATGTCGGCGAATTTTGCACGGCGCCACGCGGAGCGCCGTTAGGAAAGGTGGCTCACATGCCAGGTCTGGACCGGTTGTTCAGGACGCTTTCGGCTGCGCGTGCCGCGCGGGTGGTCATGGTCGCCCTTTGCGCGGTCGTGCTCAGCGGCTGCGCTTCAACGTCCCTGACGGGGATGTTCGAGGAAGAGGAGGCAGCGAAAGAGGATAAGACCGCCGCCCAGATTTATGCCGAAGGCGACGCGCTGCTCGACGAGGCCGACTGGAAGGAAGCAGCGGCCAAGTTCGAGGAGGTCGACAAGAACTATCCCTATTCGCCGGAGGCGCGGCGCGCCATTGTCATGAGCGCGTATGCCAACTACAAGCAGGGTGATCTGCCCAAGGCGGTCAGCGCGGCCCGGCGCTACCTGACGCTGCATCCCGGCACGGATGAGGCACCGCTTGCCCAGCACATCATCGCGTCGGCCTATTTCGACCGGATGAACGGTCCGGACCGCGACCAGTCGGACACCGAGAAAGCCCTGAACGAGCTCGAAATCCTCGTGCGGCGCTATCCGGACAGCCGCTACGCGCCGCAGGCGCGCAAGCGCATCAAGATCGCCCGCGACCTGCTGGCCGCCAAGGAGATGCAGGTCGGTCGCTACTATCTTGAACGGGGCAACTACATCGCTGCGATCAACCGCTTCCGCACCGTGGTCGAGAAATACCAGCAGACCAAGCATGTGGAAGAAGCGCTGTCGCGGCTGACGGAAGCCTACATGGCACTCGGCATTAAGAGCGAGGCGCAGACCGCTGCGGCCGTGCTGGGTCACAATTACCCGGAAAGCGAGTGGTACGAGGACGCTTATGCGCTTCTCCAGAGCGACGGGCTGGAGCCGCGCGAGGATGCGGGGTCCTGGATCAGTCGCCAATGGACAAAGCTCCAGCAGGCCAGCCCGCTCTGACACGCTTCGCGGGAATCATCGTATAAGGGCATCATGCTGACGGCCCTTTCGATCGAGAACATCGTCCTTATCGACAGGCTTCACCTGGAATTCGGCGCCGGGCTGAGCGTGCTCACCGGCGAGACCGGCGCGGGAAAGTCCATCCTGCTCGACGCTTTCGGTCTTGCGCTGGGAAGCCGGGGTGAGGCGAGCCTCGTGCGCGCGGGGCAGGCGCGCGGCCAGGTGACGGCGCGGTTCGACCTCCCTGAGTCGCACGAGGCGATCCGATGGCTGGCCCAAAACGGCTTCGATGCGGAACAAGCAGGCGGTGAACTCATCCTGCGACGCGTCCAGCAGGCCGATGGCCGAACCCGCGCTTTCATCAACGACCAGCCGGTAAGTGTGCAGATGCTGCGCCAGACCGGCGCGCGGCTTGTCGAAATCCACGGCCAGCACGACGACCGGGCGATGACCGATGCGGCCACGCATCGTCGGCTGCTCGACTGCTATGGGGGCCTGACAGCAGATGCGGAGGCTGTGCGTCGTGCGTGGGATGCATGGCGCGCGCTGGAGGGCGAACTCGCCGAGCGGGAGGCCGCGCTTGCGCAGGCGCGCGAAAACGCCGACTATCTCCGCCATACGCTTGATGAGCTTGAGGAATTGGCGCCGGAGGAGGGCGAGGAAGAACGCCTGGCCGAGGCGCGGCAGACCATGATGAACGCCGAAAAGATCGCCAGCGAGCTGAACGCTGCGTTCGAGAGCCTGTCGGGCAACAATGGCGCGGAAGAGCGCCTGAGTTCGGCGCTGCGCCGGCTGGAGCGGTTTGGCGGCGGCGAGCTTGTCGCGCCGGTGGTCGAGGCACTGGAGCGCGTGCTGGCTGAGGCCGGTGAGGCCCGAGACACGATCGAGACGGCGCTGCGCGACTGTGCTTTTTCACAGGCTGATCTGGAACGGACCGAGGAGCGGCTGTTCGCGCTCAGGGCGCTGGCGCGCAAGCATCGCGTGACGGTCGATGAATTGCCCAACCTGCAGGCCGAGTTCACGAAGTTGCTCGATGATCTGGCGGAAGGCGAGTCGGCGCTGGCCCGCCTGCGAGAGGAGGTAAAGACCGCTCGCGACCATTACCATGGCTTGGCGCGCGACCTGAGCGAGAAGCGCCGGGCGGCGGCCGAAGCGCTGGATGAGGCGGTACAAAAGGAGCTGCCGCCGCTCAAGCTGGAGAAGGCGCGCTTCATCACGAAGCTGGAGCCCATCGACGAAGACGGTGTTGAAGGCGGGCCGGACGGGCTGGAGCGTGTGAGCTTCCATGTCCAGACCAATCCGGGCACGGCGCCCGGCCCGATCATGAAGGTGGCGTCGGGCGGCGAGTTGTCGCGGTTCATCCTCGCGCTCAAGGTCGTGCTGGCCGAACGCGGCAGTGCGCCGACCCTGATTTTCGACGAGATCGACACTGGCGTTGGCGGTGCGACGGCCGCCGCGATCGGCGACCGGCTGGCACGGCTGGCCGAGGGCGTGCAGGTGTTGTCCGTGACCCATGCACCGCAGGTGGCCGCGCACGCGCAGGGACATATGCGCATCAGCAAGGAACCGGCACCGGGCGAGCAGGGCGAGACGACGGTTACGCGGGTCGCGCCGCTGGACGAGCCGGACCGGCACGAGGAGATCGCGCGCATGCTGGCCGGCGCAAAGGTGACGGACGAGGCGCGCGCGGCGGCGAAACGGCTGATCGGGAGCGCGGCGTGAGCGCAGTTCGCGATATCCCGGCCGACAAGCTTAGCCACGAGCAGGCCGCGGAGGAGGTCCCGGCGCTGATCGCCGAGATCAGCCGGCATGACCGCGCCTATTACGTCCAGGACCAGCCGCTCATCAGCGATGCGGGATATGACGCGCTGCGCCAGCGGCTGGAGGCGCTTGAAGCGCGCTTCCCGGACTTGATCCGGCCCGACAGCCCCACCCAGCGCGTCGGCGCGCCGCCCTCGGAAAAGTTCGCCAAGGTGCGCCACCGTGTACCGATGCTCTCGTTGAGCAACGCTTTCGCCGACGCGGAAATCCACGAATTCGTCGACCGCATCCGCCGCTTTCTCGGGCTGGAGCCGGATGCCGAAGTCGCCTTTGCCGCTGAGCCGAAGCTCGACGGGCTGTCCATGAGCCTCGTGTATGACGGCGGGGAACTAGCCTTTGCCGCCACGCGCGGCGACGGCGCGGAGGGCGAGGATGTCACGGCGAACATCCGCACGATCCCCGGCATTCCAAAGAAGGTGGAGGCCAAGTCCTTCCCCGACCGCTTTGAGGTGCGCGGCGAGGTGTTCATGTCCCACGCCGATTTCGAGGCGCTGAACGCGCGGCATGCCGAAAGAGGCGGCAAGACCTTTGCCAACCCGCGCAATGCCGCGGCCGGCTCGGTGCGCCAGCTCGACCCCAAAGTGACCGCCGCGCGCCCGCTGCAGTTCTACGCTTGGGGCTGGGGCGATGTTTCCGAGCTGCCGGCCGACAGTCACTTCGCCGTCATGCAGGCGATTGCCGACTGGGGCTTTCCGATCAGCCCAGAGCTGCGCTTCTGCCGCAAGGCCGAGGAGTTGCTCGCCTTCTACCGGGACATCGAAACGCGCCGCGCCACGCTCGGCTATGACATCGACGGCATGGTCTACAAGGTCGACAGCCTCGCGCTGCAGGAGCGGCTGGGCTTCGTCTCTCGCGCGCCCCGCTGGGCGATCGCGCACAAGTTCCCGGCGGAAAAGGCGACGACGATCCTTGAAGACATCGACGTCCAGGTTGGCCGCACTGGCGCGCTGACCCCGGTAGCCAAGCTGCGGCCTGTGACGGTCGGCGGCGTGGTGGTCAGCAACGCGACGCTCCACAACGAGGACGAGATCGCGCGCAAGGACGTGCGGGTCGGGGATACGGTCATCGTCCAGCGCGCGGGCGACGTGATCCCGCAAATCCTCGGCGTCGTGCAGGAAAAGCGCCCGAAGGACGCCAGGCCCTATGAAATGCCCGATCGCTGCCCGATCTGCGGCTCGCACGCCGTGCGCGAGATCAACCCGGCGACCGGCAAGCCGGAGGCTGCGCGCCGCTGCACCGGCGGGCTGATCTGCGAGGCGCAGCTTCTCCAGCGGCTCAAGCACTTCGTATCGCGCAGCGCATTCGACATCGAGGGGCTGGGCGGCAAGCGCATCGAGTTGTTCCATGAGGAAGGGCTCATCAACAATCCGGCGGACATTTTCAGGCTGGAGGCGCGCGACGCGCAATCCAACCAGCCGATCCGCACCTGGGAAGGCTGGGGCGAGAAGTCGGCGGCCAACTTGTTCGAATCGATCAACGCGCGGCGCGAGATCCCGCTCGACCGCTTCATCTACGCGCTCGGCATCCGGCATATCGGCGAGACGACCGCACGGGTGCTGGCGCGCA from Dichotomicrobium thermohalophilum carries:
- a CDS encoding outer membrane protein assembly factor BamD, with translation MPGLDRLFRTLSAARAARVVMVALCAVVLSGCASTSLTGMFEEEEAAKEDKTAAQIYAEGDALLDEADWKEAAAKFEEVDKNYPYSPEARRAIVMSAYANYKQGDLPKAVSAARRYLTLHPGTDEAPLAQHIIASAYFDRMNGPDRDQSDTEKALNELEILVRRYPDSRYAPQARKRIKIARDLLAAKEMQVGRYYLERGNYIAAINRFRTVVEKYQQTKHVEEALSRLTEAYMALGIKSEAQTAAAVLGHNYPESEWYEDAYALLQSDGLEPREDAGSWISRQWTKLQQASPL
- the ligA gene encoding NAD-dependent DNA ligase LigA, encoding MSAVRDIPADKLSHEQAAEEVPALIAEISRHDRAYYVQDQPLISDAGYDALRQRLEALEARFPDLIRPDSPTQRVGAPPSEKFAKVRHRVPMLSLSNAFADAEIHEFVDRIRRFLGLEPDAEVAFAAEPKLDGLSMSLVYDGGELAFAATRGDGAEGEDVTANIRTIPGIPKKVEAKSFPDRFEVRGEVFMSHADFEALNARHAERGGKTFANPRNAAAGSVRQLDPKVTAARPLQFYAWGWGDVSELPADSHFAVMQAIADWGFPISPELRFCRKAEELLAFYRDIETRRATLGYDIDGMVYKVDSLALQERLGFVSRAPRWAIAHKFPAEKATTILEDIDVQVGRTGALTPVAKLRPVTVGGVVVSNATLHNEDEIARKDVRVGDTVIVQRAGDVIPQILGVVQEKRPKDARPYEMPDRCPICGSHAVREINPATGKPEAARRCTGGLICEAQLLQRLKHFVSRSAFDIEGLGGKRIELFHEEGLINNPADIFRLEARDAQSNQPIRTWEGWGEKSAANLFESINARREIPLDRFIYALGIRHIGETTARVLARSYGSWTAFREAMEAARDRDSAAYQNLVNIDGIGPAAAEAIVEFFAESHNREVVDALIEEVTVEDFAQTATESRVSGKTIVFTGKLERMSRDEAKALAERLGAKVTGSVSANTDLVVAGPGAGSKLKKASELGVEVISEDDWLTLSGAS
- the recN gene encoding DNA repair protein RecN, with product MLTALSIENIVLIDRLHLEFGAGLSVLTGETGAGKSILLDAFGLALGSRGEASLVRAGQARGQVTARFDLPESHEAIRWLAQNGFDAEQAGGELILRRVQQADGRTRAFINDQPVSVQMLRQTGARLVEIHGQHDDRAMTDAATHRRLLDCYGGLTADAEAVRRAWDAWRALEGELAEREAALAQARENADYLRHTLDELEELAPEEGEEERLAEARQTMMNAEKIASELNAAFESLSGNNGAEERLSSALRRLERFGGGELVAPVVEALERVLAEAGEARDTIETALRDCAFSQADLERTEERLFALRALARKHRVTVDELPNLQAEFTKLLDDLAEGESALARLREEVKTARDHYHGLARDLSEKRRAAAEALDEAVQKELPPLKLEKARFITKLEPIDEDGVEGGPDGLERVSFHVQTNPGTAPGPIMKVASGGELSRFILALKVVLAERGSAPTLIFDEIDTGVGGATAAAIGDRLARLAEGVQVLSVTHAPQVAAHAQGHMRISKEPAPGEQGETTVTRVAPLDEPDRHEEIARMLAGAKVTDEARAAAKRLIGSAA
- the serA gene encoding phosphoglycerate dehydrogenase encodes the protein MTKELSHAQHLALSKSETPILLLEGIADTAVEALHADGYTNVTRLKTALGPEELKERLQDGVRMLGIRSRTRLTADIFEAAPRLIAVGCFSVGTNQVDLGAASTKGVPVFNAPFSNTRSVAELTIAEIIMLFRRIFPRSMAAHEGIWQKSAKDSHEIRGRTLGIVGYGNIGTQLANLAEVMGMSVIFHDQTEKLRHGNVTAADDLMDLLQRSDVVSLHLPETPQTKGIIGEREIRAMKPGAFLINNARGTLVDIEALARALKDGHLRGAAIDVFPSEPSSNEEEFISPLRGLDNVILTPHVGGSTEEAQERIGTEVSRKLIEYSDVGSTTGAVNFPQVQLPVAAAKSKRFIHIHHNIPGMMRRLNDAFGARDVNITAQYLQTEGELGYVVLDAEVKEDIAADLLAQLRSLEGTIRSRMVYGPSEPAPR